The DNA window GAGCAACTACTTAAACGATTCTTACAAACAGACCTGGAACACTGCTAAAAACAAAATGCCTTTTGCATAGGACAACTCAAATAAATAACTAGTTGTTTGTAATATAACTTTTAAGGGAGTCATTTTTACCTTAAGTGCTTTGTAGCTAAAGAGCACAAATGCAATATTAATCCATTATCTTGCATTTATTCTAAGGTTTGATGCATGTCAGCATTCGCTAGTCTTCAAAGACACATGGTcaggtttgtttttttgtgtttcctctttctcattctccatATATGCTTGTACTGATCTCCACAAAGCTCTGATATTCCCTTCTCCAAAGCCTGTGGCGCCACGACGCTCTATCAATTCCAGGAAAAAAGTGTCCTCAGCAAAAATGGGCTTGGTAAACACTTGAAGGAGGTATCTGTTGGGAGGATAGAGGCATGGGATAAGAATTCTGGTGGGAACAGAAAAGCCTTAAACTCTATATCTACAATCATAGATAGGACATGCATTAATGACTTGAATCTAGTGTGGGCACATGCAAATGATTACATTTCTCCTAAATTGACTATTGGTATTTCCCCAAAATGCATTATGCAAAAATATGCAGACATCTTAGTTGTACAGTGAGCATGGCTCCATGCATACTAGGTTGAGCAAATCGAGGCATGGATTTTCTTCCTGCACAAGCCATACCGGTCGCTGGATGGCTGAGACGTGGCTTCCTTGTCcagggctgtgtccagaaggATGCCGTGTTCTAACAGCATCTGAGGGTCATAACCTGCACGCTCTATTTCATGCTGCTTCCCCACCTGTCACAGAGCAAGGCATGAGCCAGCATAGGCTACATCAGATGCAGTTTTGTGATCACTGTTACACTCACATGACGATTAAAAGTTCATGGAaaggaaataaaatgtattatatgTACCGTGCAAATAAAATGCAGTGTGAGATTTACTGGTAAATGGTGCTCATGGTTACTCATGTCATCTTATAGCCTACCAACAATCACAATTGTTTATGAAAGAAACAAGTTAAACACACCTCAGTATAGTATgtagggggaggggagaagaacTCTACTCCAGCTTGGGCCATGATTTGAGCTGTCCGCACTATATCAGTGGTGTAAAGTCCAATGTGCTGAATGCCTGGACCTCTGTGCTGTTCCAAAAATGTGTCTACTTGATTCTTTCCTTGAAAAACAAGGGGATATGAAAATACCAGAAATGACACTTGAACATCTTGCCAAGTAAATTCAGTCAACTAAAAACTAATAATAGAAAAAGAGTAAAAGACTACCTTGTTCAGGTAATGACTCTGCAATCACAAACTTGCAATCTGGTTCCTCCTTGTCGTTAGAAGGCAGTTTCATtccaatttcactgcatttccAGTATTCCATTGCAGTAAGGCGAAGTCCAATACCATCTTGATCAAGGACATAGCCCTCATTCATATCTTCATTGCTGTGAAACATTTAAACTCAGATTTACTCAAACTTAACATTTTTCCGTCACTAAAACTCAAACACACGTTCAGGTTATGTCTCCTACCTGTCAATAAGGAATCTCTGGAAGCCGAAGTGTTTCTCATACCACTTCATCACTTCAGCCGTGCTCCGTCTGGGACAAGCGTAGGTGATGTGATCAAAATGAGTGATTGAACATTGCGTGTCATTCACGTCGTGCAATTTAGTGGTTTCAAGTTCATCAAACTGTGGCAAGAAACTGCCATGGTACTTCGACCTGTCCAATAGAGTGTGACAGACATTTCCAACGATAGATTTGATGATGAAGTAAGTAACACATCCGTTATCATCATGCACGGTCTTTGGAGACACAAGTATTTGACAGCCTTGGTCGTGAAGCGCATTGAATGACCTCTCAACATTTTCTACTTCGAAACAGACATTGCACGCGGTGTTGACGGAATAATCTGAGTTGTGGTCGTAGAGGAAACTCAGTTCGTTAAATTCTGAGGTTTTGTCTCCAATCCTCACACGATTATCAGTCAAATCGTGAAAAGAAGACACGCAAGACAACTCACGGTGACCACCTCGCTCATTCAACTCATGTCCTACTGGAGACTTCTCATTCACAAGAAACACCGCCGACCCTCTCCGAAAAGCAAACTGTCCAGTTTTCTCAGTTAACCTGGCTGCGAAGAAATCGAACTTAAATTTGGACACAAGGTCATAGGCTATTTTATTCACGTTTGACACATGCAATGAAATATGGTGTAACCGGCTCATGTAAGCTGCCATTTTCTTGGTGACGCAAAAGGGGGAGTGTCACTGTAAACACCGAACACTGATCAACTTCAAAAGACAAATATACCAAGTAGTAGCCTAGCCCATTATGGGAGGGATACAGAAGCCCATTCTGGGATACAGATATTTCAGGTcacaaaacagagagaaaaataaagcaTATAATATTTCTTGTTCTGAAACGTTTAAGAAAAACTTAAGCCAACtcacagtaggctaatatacaTAGGCTACAATATGAGCCgcttaggctaggctactataatataataaattcacacacagactgtatAACAGTTCACATTAAATTCAGTCACCGTTGTGCGTGTATCTAAACCAATCagcattaaatattaaattaccCAATCGGCCCCGTCTGCCTAGTCAGATGATACGTGACGTTGGAAGTTCTGGCAAGTCGTTCACAGAAGGTTTATTTTGGCTTTTCTCGTCGCTCTTCCGCCGCCATTAAATACACAGAACAACACCATGGGGTACAGACATTAAAATGATTTAGAACTGAAAGGGGAAAGGGGGTTGTTTCCACATCGGGTATCTTCTAATTGTTGTGAGTTCTGACAAATCGGAACAATGTAATACGTTGAGGtcacacaaaacagacaaaacgGGAAAGGCTCAAGCTCGAGAGGACGAGGGACTGCTGGGCAACTGGAAgggtttgttgtgtttgtgtacccGAGGAAGAAGTAATACTCTCCTAGAAAGAGGTAACGTTAACATTATTCTACTTATTTTCAGACGAAGATTCGGTTTGGTTCAAAAAGTAAAGTTAGATATATTTTTCgcttgaatttcacgtttttagATAGAGATCAATGGGATTTAAGTGATCTTGTAGTGTCGCTAACGTTACTGACGTAATTGGACAATGGCTTGCttgctagctggttagcctgATCGCTAGCTAGCTGGTGCTTGGGGTACTTACTTACTCGCTAACATTAGCTATcgaaagctttttttttacgttAACATATCCCACGCAAATAAGACAGCCGGCCTTTGACTGGCAACTTGGACTAGACTAGATACCTGAAAACGTCGGGGCATACACTTTGTCATAACATCTTCGTGGTTAAGTCACTAGTGCTATTCCTTGACATACAATATGTAGGCCAATGATaatcctgtctgtctgcattcaCAATTTTTACTGTCCTATAAATTAGCTCATCCCGACTGCACTATCGTTAAGTCTTCGAATAAGTTTAAGCAATATAACGTGTGTTTGTGATAATTAAGATAACGTTAGCTGACGTTAGCCACATAGCTAGGAAAACTTGCTCCAAGGCAGGAACGGAGTATGATTAACTTGCGTTAACTGCAGAGTATTTGGGGGGATATGTAGCAGAGGTAAGGACAATAGATCAAAACCCCTTCGTGCATATTTCTAGCGTTATCACCAATACTAAATTAGTAACGAACATTCAAGCCTCTGGCAGGTTAAAAGTGGTGTTTCATTAGGCCTATGTGAGCCTCATTGAGTTTAGAAAGTCAACACGGTAGTTTTCGTGATATTATGAAACTGGAAGCCTATACCTTTCTATGAATTCACATGACATAGGTTCATTAGTAGTTGCAGTGTGTTTCTGAAATAATGCATTCCCTTCACCTTTGCATTTGGGGTTGCTGTCCTGATCAGGCCTCGTAGCAGGTTGTTTTGCATAAACTTCGCTTTCAATGTATAGTTTTACTGAAATGGTGACTTCAGGGAAAGAGGCGGTAATTGTGTTGTCACTTTTCCTCAGAGTGACCCGAAATGTACAATGTTACCCAAATAGAATGTCCTTTGTTCAGTGTGGAATCATTACTAGTCTACAATTTGAGCGAATTGAATGTCCTAATGTAATTCATTTAAATATTAAATTCAGTGACATTTAACCACATTTCACCTGATTCCCATATTTGATATGATATGGAGATATGGTCATAATTACTTACCACTGCACATACAGCTGAAACTTGACTGtagctgtctgtgtctgagaacACTCAAACCCATTTATGTGAAGAAGATGAATACTGTGTTCACTCAGTATGTGGATTGAGAACAACAGAACACCTGATGGGTATGTTTTGTCTTTCAGCACTGTGTTGCCTGTCCTCTCTACGGGGTCTGACAGAAGTGTGTGACAGGGTGCCTGTGAATCTGACGAATCAGCAATGACGGAGCTTGGGGTGAAATGGGCCTGTGAGTACTGCACTTATGAGAACTGGCCATCCGCAATTAAATGCACCATGTGCCGTGCCCCGAAGCCCGGTTCCCCTATCATCACCGAGGAGCCCTTCAAGAGCAGCCCAATGCTGGACCCTGGCCGTGAGTGGGACCCCCCCAGGGACGAGGGGGGTGGCAGCAGCCTCCTCATTTGCCCTGACTCCAGTGCACGACCCCGTGTCAAGCAGTCAAACCAGGCTGAACCCAGCGGCAAGTGGTCTTGTCACATATGCACCTACCTGAACTGGCCGCGTGCCATCCGTTGCACCCAGTGCCTGTGCCAGCGCACGCGCAGCCCCACCGAGTCCCCGCAGACCTCAGGCTCCGGCTGCAGGCCGGTGCCCCCTCCTGTGGACACTTGCGAGGAGTACAACGACCGCAAccgactcaacacacacactcaacactggaCCTGCTCCGCCTGCACCTACGAGAACTGGCCAAAGACCCGCCGCTGTGTCGTGTGCGACCACCCCAACAGCCACCCAGAGCCCATCCAGCCGGCCGAGTCGGACgactcctcctcttcactcatCAACGAGCAGGACCGAGCTCGCCGGAGGGCCGGGGGAGGCAGCTGCAGCGGCGCGGGGAGTCAGCGCAggtccccccccacctccaagAGGGAGGCCGAGCTGCAGATCCAGGACTTTCAGAGGATTGAGCTGGCCGCAGGTGCCATGAGCAccaaggaggagcaggaggtggaCTTCAAAAAGCTCAAGCAGATCAAGAACCGCATGAGGAAAACGGACTGGTTATTCCTCAATGCTTGCATAGGTGAGTGGAGGAatggggatgtgtgtggggaggatcTAAATGCCTGATAAGGCAGGGAGTAAATTACGTCTGTCAGCCCTTGACATTGTATATGGTGCAGATTTATTCATTAGCTTTAATTCATTTTGTTGCCTGGCTTAAACATATTGATTCCACTAGGCTGGAGAGAGCTCATTGATTCATCTTGACGGGTGGCTCTCATTTGCCATTTGTTGTCCTGGAACTAGTTTGTGGAGGATGCGGCCTATTCAGCTCATGATGTAGTGTGGTGTTAATCCGACACTGTGGAACGCGGGGGACAGTGTCGTCTTGTCTGCGAGCGGGACAAAGGCTGAAGAAATGCGAGCAAATGATGTCAGTATTCCAAACACCTGCACGAGACGAGTATAGTGAGGCCTTTTCTGAGCGCTCAGTGATGTCATGGCCGGTGCCAGCCGTGGGGCGTGCACAGCAGACAGCTGTGTCACCATTAATGCTCTTAACCTCCTCTCTGCCTAGTGCCCTGCCAGCAGAGCTTACCTCCGCTCGCTTGCGGCAAGATCTCCGTGTCCTTGATGCTTCCAGTAAACATTCTTATTGCCTAGATACTAGACAAGCTGACCTCAGTATGATAACTCATTTAAATCATGATGCACAGACAATTTGaagtttattcatttattgaaAGTTTGAAGTTTATTAATAGGATAAACCCTTTGAGATGGGCCATCTCATTTTTGAGGGGGTCCTTTGATAACACTTCTCGGGACAAAGTGATCTTGTACAGAAGGCCTTATGTCATCAGCTCATAAATTGGCCGTCATAATGCAACAACATGAAGTCATTTAAATTATAAGGGAGTTCAGATTCTTAGAAATCCTGCCAGGATTTGCATGTACAGCCTCATCTTGAATACAGATTGTTCCAACACTTCCAGTGCACTATTTCTGAATTGTAATTTTATGACATTTGTGACCATTTAAagcaaaatcagtcgctttgtgcacaacgttattttgagaaaatcaacaataacaaacttccgggttaaaatgttgaatttcacgtttgcGCATAActtgacagtatacagtctacagtttcatatcgtgaacacaTTTCatagaaaaacatacgttttgactgttaaacccggcgaagattcaacacatttgctgtcattcccgttgtccacgggCCGCTTAAAAAGGAgacttctggcatatcgtgacaggagaaccatgtcaactttggatgcggttatcttagcgatagtttgtgtaatatacatatcgttggaaagcttagtttatggctgttcaagtgagcacaataacttaattcagtaaattttaccgaaacgactgctTTCACTTTGCAGAGTCACATTTCTGGAGTTATACGTACTTGTGCGCAACATACTGTTGAGTTAAGATCATCCTTGTTTTAACATTCACTGATAAGGCCTCTGTCCACAAAAAGCGAGTACATTTGCATAATCTAAGTAATACTAAATAATGCAAATGAACTATTGCTGCTCATAAAGTATTTTCAAAGATGCTCAAATGTTTCCACTGTTGCAGTAGATGTAGCCTGGTTGAAATCAATAGATGGGCTGTATAACTAAGCATTTggaatatttttctttttttgtcctctGCTTGGATATGTTCATAAAGTCCTGGCCTGACCCCGAGTGGTACATAGGAtctgatgtaggctatgtgttctCAGCCTTAATTGTGCTGTAAGTCATGCTGGATAAAACGGTCTGTCTgctaaatgcaaatgtaatttCAGTTAATTCATTCTAATCCCACAGACTAATGGAAGGGCCAGGGGTTTGGATTTTGGGAGTCTAAcataaatgtaggctaagtaTGGCCTGATAGTCTCTCTATAGTGACTGTAGTGATGATTTTGACAGGGGCTCTGTGGGAATCCCTGTAATGTGCTGTTCAACAGCCACTGCCCTGTGTTAGGGATAGGGCTCCTGTGTTAGGGATGGGGTTCCTGTGTTAGGGATGGGGTTCCTGTGTTAGGGATAGGGTTCCTGCTGGGCTGTGTTAGGGATGGGGCTTGTGTGTTAGGGATGGGGCTCCTGTTGAGCTGTGTTAGGGATGGGGCTCCTGTGTTAAGGATGGGGCTCCTGTGTTAAGGATGGGGCTCCTGTGTTAGGGATGGGGCTCCTGTGTTAAGGATGGGGCTCCTGTGTTAGGGATGGGGCTCCTGTGTTAGGGATGGGGCTCCTGTGTTAAGGATGGGGCTCCTGTGTTAAGGATGGGGCTCCTGTGTTAAGGATGGGCCTCCTGTGTTAGGGATGGGGCTCCTGTGTTAGGGATGGGGCTCCTGTGTTAAGGATGGGGCTCCTGTGTTAAGGATAGGgctcctgctgtgctgtgttgggaTGGGGCTCCTGTGTTAAGGATGGGGCTCCTGTGTTAGGGATGGGGCTCCTGCTGGGCTGTGTTAGGGATAGGGCTCCTGCTGGGCTGTGTTAGGGATGGGGCTCCAGTGTTATGGATAGGGCTCCTGCTGGGCTGTGTTAGGGATAGGGCTCCTGTGTTAGGGATGGGGCTCCTGTGTTAGGGATAGGGCTCCTGCTGGGCTGTGTTAGGGATAGGGCTCCTGCTGGGCTGTGTTAGGGATAGGGCTCCTGCTGGGCTGTGTTAGGGATAGGGCTCCTGCTGGGCTGTGTTAGGGATAGGGCTCCTGCTGGGCTGTGTTAGGGATGGGGCTCCTGCTGGGCAGAGGACTGTCGGACGTCCTGTTGGCAGGCGAGTTTGTCCCTGGCTACTGGCGCCATCGCACACAGCCTGTCCCTGGCATCGCGGCCCTGTCTCTAATGCTTCACTGTCCCCCACATAATGCCCCATTAATGACATCAGCGCATGCCCAGCTCTTCCTCAGGAAAGCACCATGTCAGCCAGTGGAGTGGGCTGCAGAGTTGCAGGCCAGCTGAAGTGACTGCTTGCTAAAGCGCCGCTGGCTGCTCTGGGATCAGCTCCGGTGGCCTGGTTCTCTCTGTGGTCCCGTTTGGGTGTCTGGAGCAGAGGAGCTGCTGTCCTCAGCAGGGGGCTGTAAACAGAGTTGCTCGTGTGCTGAGGCAGCCCCAGCAGCGCTAAAAATAGCCGTGACGCGCACCTGGCTACAAAACGAACATGAACTTGTAAACATGTCCTGACCTTCTTACTAGTACTGCTGGAGCCAGTGGTTTAGGCAAGGTATCAATGCAGAGAATCCGTCCCGTGATCAGATGGCAAgtgctgtttgttttgctgtaaGTTTATAGTTTCTGCTTCACCACCTCACGGTAGACTGTTATAGCTCTGTTGTCCTTGACTCAGAGTGCACTTTTGTTTGATTAATTATAGTTGAGTCAGTTGAGAACTTGTGGTTAGAAGTAGACTAACCCTCTGAGCAGATACTGCCACACGATACTGAATATTGCCATATGGAATTGGAGTGCATTGAACTTATTCTGCCTCTTACTATTTGTATGTGGATGGTCACCTTGATAATGCCCTTGGTGACATCTGTTCCTGACAGTATTTCCAGGACCATTACCTTCCTGGGAAAATTATTTTATCCAAATATGGCCTTGATTGAGGTTTATGAGGCTAATCATGAAAACCCACATATGGCTGTGAGGTATTTTTGAACAGAGTATAATTTTTGTGTAGGTGTTGCTATATCCAATGATTTTGACAGTAGGTAAAGGGACTTGAGCATTGCAGTAGTGCTTTTGCTGATCTGAGATCAGTCTGTTTGCCTCTGTTGATGCTCTGAGGCAGGCTCTTTTTCACTGAGGTCAAAGCTAAAGGTTGGTGTCATGTCAGATTTAATGTCTGCCGTGAATTTACCATGGAAATCCTCACATGCTTGGAGTGgattggatgtgtttgtgtcagccGCAAAAAGCAGTCACTGATGATTTACGGTTCACAACAAATATGGCAGTCAGTCACACTGAGACCTCTGCTATACTATGAGCGTCTCCTTGGCATAAATCCAGCACTTAATTCAGCATGCAGGGCCCTCCTGTCTAGGCACCAGGGTGGCTCGGGTGTACGGATATAGTCTGTGTGTCCATCGCTGCCTTGCTCTGCCGCTCGGTATCTATACCCCAACCCCTGTGCTGTGTCCCCTATAGCCCATGTATGGAATTGACACCATGTCCACGAGTTGGTGCTGCTTTCATTATTATGTAGTCTTAGTGACGGCTTTAGCGTGAAGGTTAAACGAGCATGGTCATGTTGAATCGCAGTTTAACTGACGAAAGCACTTCATAATGCCTACAGAGGAAAACAAGAAAACGGAACAAGCCTGTTCTTAAAAGTTGTAGTGCCAAGGAGGGGGGGAAGTGCACAACATCAACACGCTGTCTTTGTGGcttagtgacagcaaaatagaTCATATTCAAAGAAAAGGCAACATTAGGAAAACCATATTACTGTTATTGAAGACCATGATGACTAAAGTTGAATAAGGTTGCATGTATCTAGTGAATCACCAAATATTGTTATGTGCATATTGCTTTTGCACAGCTTAACCATTCCTCTGTAGCTCTGCTCCTTTCACAATGTAGAGGTTGGGGGAGCAGGTATGTTTTGAAACTGTTATCACTCCCTCCTTTCCAAGATTACTAGGCCTACATCCTGCTGATATGCTGAGGCGGTGTTAGTTGGAGCTGGAGTTGGAATGTGATACAGTTTAACTAGTCTTTGATGCAATTTGTGCCCAAACAATACGTGGATGTGTCAGAAATAGTCGGGGACAGCGCGGTGGTCATGAGGCTGATTCCTGTAGGATAATAAACACTGCGGACCTTGTGTGAGAGACGTGACGAGTTTGAAGTTTGTGGAACAtgaccctccacccctccaacTGTAAAAAGGAAGCAGAAACGGTCAACACTTCCTCCAGCCTCTTGACAAAACAGTCACTGTATGAGGGTGGACTGTGTGAACATGTCCAGTGGCCATTCATATAAAAAGGCTGGAAATATGGAATGACTGACAGAAGGGATCTGCTGTTACAATTCTGTATTAgaagtgtgttgtgtatttatCTGAAGCACGGTCTCCGCTATTAAAAACAAATGGTGCATCAGTCTAATGGATAATTGTCCTCGACCCATTCTAATGACTAGGCTAACTATTCAAAGGTAGTGTGTTAAAAACATAGATTATGAAAGGATTGATGCAAGCCTGTTTGGAGGGAAAAGAACACCACAACATTGTTTGTTGTCATGCAGTGTTTTACTAAATCAAAAGACTTTTAGCCTGTGGTGTAATGCAGCCTGTTAGCCCCACTGCATGCATTTTTGTTCAGTCAGAGTTTGGGTTCTATCATAGCATTGCTCAGAGCAAACTCCTGGGGTATCCACAAAGTTGCAGTTTTGCAAAACTTGCATTATAATAATTGTCAGTGTATTGACAGGACTGTGCAGTGCAGTATCTTCTTCTCGCAGTACAGCTTGTAGTAATTCCACATGTTAACCTGTTTTTCAGACAAATTCGTGAGAGTGCGGATTGTCAGACACAGCCCTTGTGTAATAGCTGGTGGTATGAGACTGGGCTGACTAAGCAGCACTTGAGCAGATTCCTGAGCATGATTGCTGACGTGCGTGCTGGGCTGGCCCGCGCCCCTGGTGCTGTTGTGGTAGGCCagtgcgtgagcgtgagcgtgagcgtgagggGAGGGTGCAGGGGCCCGGCCTCCCTCCGCAGCCCTCCGCAGGGCTCATATCGCTACTCTGCAGCTTTCTCAAGTGTCTCTGGCTCCCTCTGAATGGGGCCACGGCTCTCAGTGAGCCGTACTCTACCCTGCCACTCTAGCAGGCATCAGTTGGCTGTGCTCGTAGCAGCTGCatccatgggggggggggggggggggttactgtaGGTTTCTATCTTCCTGTCTTTATTTTCTTCTGTATAATTATTAAATGCACTGTTGCACTAACCCTGATGTTCTGTAAAATCACCTAGG is part of the Sardina pilchardus chromosome 22, fSarPil1.1, whole genome shotgun sequence genome and encodes:
- the LOC134070052 gene encoding 4-hydroxyphenylpyruvate dioxygenase-like protein, whose amino-acid sequence is MAAYMSRLHHISLHVSNVNKIAYDLVSKFKFDFFAARLTEKTGQFAFRRGSAVFLVNEKSPVGHELNERGGHRELSCVSSFHDLTDNRVRIGDKTSEFNELSFLYDHNSDYSVNTACNVCFEVENVERSFNALHDQGCQILVSPKTVHDDNGCVTYFIIKSIVGNVCHTLLDRSKYHGSFLPQFDELETTKLHDVNDTQCSITHFDHITYACPRRSTAEVMKWYEKHFGFQRFLIDSNEDMNEGYVLDQDGIGLRLTAMEYWKCSEIGMKLPSNDKEEPDCKFVIAESLPEQGKNQVDTFLEQHRGPGIQHIGLYTTDIVRTAQIMAQAGVEFFSPPPTYYTEVGKQHEIERAGYDPQMLLEHGILLDTALDKEATSQPSSDRYLLQVFTKPIFAEDTFFLELIERRGATGFGEGNIRALWRSVQAYMENEKEETQKNKPDHVSLKTSEC